TAGCAGCAGAGGTCTGCTGAGCCACTGCACATAGGGAGAACAGGATAATTGCCGGGAGTATGGTTAGGAGGTTCCGCATATCAAGTAGCCTTTGTCTTCTCTGGGTAGGTTGTCTGGTGGACCGAGCGTAATTGCTGTGGCATCGAAACGACATCGTATTCGTCTATGAAATACGCTTACGAGTACCCTTCTCCTGCTTCGGTTGCTGCTGCTCAAGCCCGGGCAGTTCAGCCGATGGAAGATTGTTGACGGCATACTTCGCCAGGCGCAGTTCACCTGTGGTATCAGGCAACATGGGAGGCTTGGCGGTCGCATGATTAAAGCGGAAGGCCGAAGTCAAATCGCCGAAGGTCTGCCTTCTCCACTGGCTGATATTGGGCTCACGTATACCTGTAAACTTCTCCAAAAACTGGAGCACCGATGTGTGATCGAATGACTGGCTGCATACCCAGCCACCAGTTGTCCATGGCGAAATGAGAATGCAAGGGACACGAAAACCCGCGCCGATGGGAAGGCCGTCAATAAACTCCTGGGCAGTACCCGACGGTGGAACCGGAGGCGGCACATGGTCAAAGATTCCGTCATTCTCATCGTAGTTAAGGATGAATGCTGTCTTTGCCCAAACGTCTGGATTGGCCGCTATTGCATCAAGCTTGCTCGCGATAAAAGCCGCGCCCTCAGCAGGCGTGTAATCGGGATGCTCCGACTGGATCGCAGTCGGGAAGATCCAGGAGACAGCCGGTAATTTGTCGTGGATCGCATCGTACTCAAACTGCCCTTCCGAAGACACGACCATCCCTTTCGGGTACAGCGGCGAACTCTTTGGAGCATGAATAAAATTTCTGAAACTAAGCAGCCGGTTATAGATGTGGCCTTCCTGATGCGAGTACGCTTTCCAGGAGATTCCAGCATCCTCCAACCGTTCCGCATAGGTCTTCCACGCAAAACCTTCCTCCGGCCAGTTGTTGTGCGTCATCGGTCCGCCATGCTGTCCATCCGGATCTACCGTTCCCGTCATCCAGTACATACGGTTCGGGCCTGTAGGACCCATCATTGAACAGTGGTAAGCGTCACAGATCGTAAATGCATCGGCCAAAGCAAAGTGAAACGGAATGTCCTCTCGCTTGTAATAGCTCATCGTGTACGGACCATGCTCGCCATCCGCCTTGCGATGGGCAGGCACCCAGTTATCCATCCGTCCGCCGTTCCATGCCTCATGTTGTACGGCCCATCCATGGTTGGTGGAAGGAATCTTCTGTGCGCTGCTTACACGCGTATCCAAGTGGAACGGCAACAGATAGCCGTTCGGATTTTGAGTATCGGGCTGATGAAAGACAGACTTTCCGTGAGAAAGCGTCAGGGCATGGGGATCATCGAATCCGCGAACGCCCGCGAGCGTTCCGAAATAATGATCGAAGGAGCGATTTTCCTGCATCAGCATCACGACATGCTTGATGTCGCGCATAGAGCCGTGTCTCGGTTGTCCCTGCGCCAGCATGCGCTGTACGTTCGGAGGCATAAGCGTCTCGGCAGCGGCAGCTGCCGCAAGCCCCGCAGCACTCCTGAGAAGTCGACGTCGAGTGAACTTTGCCATGGGAACAGACGGGGCAACCGGAAGTTGAGTTTTCATAAACGAAGGAGACTCCAGGCTAAAAATAAAAGGTTGATTGAGTCCGCCTGTCAGAACCATATTCGGGATCTGACAGACGGACTCCTCGCTTCCTGCAATGCTTTCGTTAGAAGTTGAATTTGGCGGCGAACTCGATGGTTCGAGCTTCGTTGACCACCGATGAGATAACCCCAACGGAGGCAGGGTTGGATATGGCCGAGCTTGGGACTCCGAAGTTCGGATGGTTGGCGATATTGAAGACCTCACCACGGAGCTGCAGCTTATAACGTTCACCGATAGAAGTGTTCTTCTCGATGTTCATATCCCAGTTCTGGTAGTTCGGTCCGCGGAGCATGTCGTAGCCCGAGTTACCGAACGTGTAAGGAGCAGGTGCAGCGAATGCTGCCGGGTTGAACCACTCCGCGTTGGTCTTGTGAGACGGATAGATTGCTACTCCAGGAACGCGGTCTGCGCGCCCCGACGCACCGTACACCTGGCTGCCAGGTGCGGTATATGTGACGGAAAACGGCTGGCCTGTCTGGAATGATGTGAGACCAGCCAACTGCCATCCACTGATGATTTTGTTTGTGAATTCATTCGCCTTGCTGAACAGTATCTTGTTCCTGCCGAACGGCAGCTCATAGGCGTAGCTGACCTCAAGTGTCTGCGGTGTGATGCTGGAGATCGGACCATAAGAGTCGCCGATCGCTGTCGGATTCTGATGGTTTTCAATACCTAACACGCGTATCCACTGGTACTCGGCATTCACCATCAAGCCGTGTTTATACTGCTTGTGCAGACCGACCTGCAACGAGTTGCCCGTCGTGTGATACAGGGGATCAAAGGTATCCATAATCGTCGAAAAGGGCTGGAATGGCCGACGCGATTGCTCCACGGTTGCTCCAGGCGCCGCATAGTTGATGTCCGGTTCTGTATTGCCGGTGCCGCCGTGATTGTTCTGGTGGATGGTGCGCTGGCCTACGTAACCAATGCGCAGATCAATTGCGCCTGGCAATTGTTGCTCAATCGCGAGGTTGTACTGCTCGGTGTAGGGCGTAATTGGCTTGTGCTCAGCAATCGTCGTAGGATTGGCTGCAACTGAGGGATTTGCAGCAAAGGGCGCATTCATCGTAAGCGTCGGCGATGTGCTGTTTGTATACGAGAGACTGCTGACAAACGGCAGGTTGCTGAATCCGCCGTCTACATAAGACGAGGGCAGCAGGTTGTAGTACTGGCCCACAGCGCCGCGGATGACCGTCTTCGGAAAAAGCTGATAGGCAAAGCCGAAACGCGGTGCGATATTCGTCATTGGCTGACCTAGATAAGCGAACATGCTGGTCGGTAAGCCCACCGTCGGCGCAAGCACCGTATCCGGAATGTAAGCAGCGTTGCTCCCAGCAGGATACGCCTTCGCGAAGACGACAACTTTACCAATGCTAGGCACGAAGAGCGATTCCGTACCATACGGGTTGTCGTGGAAACGTTGCAGATCATACCGAATGCCATAGTTGATCGTCAGCTTGGGCAGCGGCTTCCAATCATCCTGGATGTAGATGCCATACTGGCTCGAATTGAATCGCACTACGTAGTCATGCGGAGTCGCATTGGCCGTCGTGTTTGGGAACCCAAGCAAAAAGTCAGCGTAAGCAATGCCCGTGTACCGCCCTGTAAAGGTGAAGGCGCCATGCGATTGCGAGCTGTCTTGCCAGGAATCGTTGTATAGATAAGAGGCGCCAGCTTTGATAGTGTGCTTCGGAAGAACCTTGGTGAGCGCGGTATTGCCTTGATACGTCTGCTCAAGATTCTTGGAGCCGGCTTCGCTGAAGGCTGTGATGTTGGTAATGTTCAGTGACGGCGCGCCTTCGAGCAGTTGAGGTCCCAAGCCGGGGATTATCGACGAGAAATCGGTCTTGTAGTTCTGCGCATCGCGATAAAGCGGTAAGTGCAGGTAAGAAATATAGCTGTCGAGCAACAGGGTGGGTGAGAACGTATGAGTCCACCCAGCGACAAAGATGTCGTTATGTTCACCATCGCGCGCTACGCCTCCAACAAGACTGGACCCGCTGCCCTGGGTAGCTACGTCTGCAAATGGTCCATAGTACGCTCGAAGCCACGTTGCCCTAATCTGATCGCGATCGTTGACCTTATGATCGAGCCGTAAATTGAAGCGCGTAACTTCGGTAGTGTGTGGAACCAGCTCGAAGGTGTTGACGCCCGTCGTCTGCGTCGTCGACTGAGGAAGCAGCAGGTTCTGCAACTGAACGTCGACCAGGTTGAAAGGAACATTAATCTTGTTTCCAGGGAACGGCTGCTTTGTCAGAGGATTGATGATGACCGTGTTTGGTGCTGAAGGCGTGGCGCAGCTACCTCCAGCCAAAAAGCAACTGAAGTCTCCATTACGCTCGGCTGTCGTAGGCTGGGTGCTGGTAAGGGGATTGGATTGGGTAAGATGGAATCCCTCGTAGCTGGCAAAAAAGAAAGACCTGTCTCTGCCGTTGTAAAGATGAGGGATATAGATAGGCCCGCTAAGGTTCCCACTGTATTCGTTGCGCTGGTAGGGAGGCCGTGCTGGGGCAGCAGGAGCCGCACCAAAGAAGTAAGGCTTTGCCCCCGTCCCGCGGCTCCGATTGAACTCCAACGCTTCGCCATGCAACGCATTGCCACCGCTGGCACTCACAATAATGACCTGGTTAGGTTGATTAAACTCTGCGGGTGCACCCTGCGTAATGACCTTGAACTCGGCCAGTGCGTCGAGCGGTGGCACTTCGCCTTCTCCACGCTGCAGTTCGATCTCCTCATTGGTAACGCCGTCGAGAGTAAAGCCGACGTCTCCATAGGAGTTGCGTTGGTTCGTACCAAAAGCAAGTGTCACACCACGGACCGGCACTTGATCCTGGGCAGCGACGTCCTGCACGCCGGGTACAAGGTTAATGAGGCCGAGAATGCTCACGTGGCCATTCAGCGGAGTGTTCTGGATGGTGGCACTGTCAACGACCAGCCCTACAGAGGAGGTCTCGGTCTGGATGACAGGATCTTCTCCAGTCACGGTCACCGTTTGCTGGTTCGATCCGACGGTTAGCTTGGCATCGATCTTCGCCACCTGATCGATTGCAAGCGTGAAACTGTCCTTCTGAAAGACTTCAAATCCAGTCTTCTCCACTCGGAGGCTATACATGCCTGGGGGCAGTTGTGTAACGGTATAGGACCCAACGTCGGAACTGGTTACGGTATGGATCGCGTTCGTATCGATCTGACGAATCGTTACAGTTGCTCCGGATATCGTGGCTCCACTCGCATCGGTTACCGCACCCGTAATAGATCCCGTAATACCCTGGCCCAACAAATTCGAACCACCTGCAAGGGCCAGTATGAATAGCAATCCACAATGAAGAGCAAAGTACCTTCGTATTCGACGGCTCATAATCTTCTTAAGTTCTTTTGGCATCTCCAACAACAGCGCTTTCATCCCATCTCCTTTTTTCTTTTGGCCTGAGGTTTCGCACAAGTGCGAAAAAGAGACTCACCTGCAGTCCTGATGAATTCGAGTATTCGGTGGAGGCTATCCGGGCGGTAGGGGTTTTCCTTGTGTAGATAAATTGACACATTGTGGCCAAGCTATCGTCTGTAGAATCAACAAAAAATGTTCTGTGTTTTGCGTGTGCATACATGTGTACGATAGCGGCAAATGCTTTGATTTACCCAGCATTCATCAAAGCACCTTACACTTTATTCAAGAAGCGAGTTTGAATCCCGCCATGCAAACCTTGGAGTCATCACCAAAGATCGTCGCGGGCATTGTTCCAGACACGAAAGTCGCACTTACCACCGACGCGGCCTTGCATGCGAAGGATCCCCGCTGGCAACTTGCGCAACGAATTGCAGCTAGTGGCAGCCTGGGACGTTCACGTCTTCTTACCGACTTTCTGCTCTATATTGTTGATCGCCACATCCACGATCGCACTGACGAGATTACAGAGCAACAAATCGGAATTCTAGTATTCGGAAGAGCCGAAGGCTACGATGCGAATGACGATAATATCGTTCGCAGTTACGCGAGAAACCTGCGTAAACGAATCGGAGAGTACTTCGCCACTGAGGGTAAAGAGGAATCACTACGGCTCGAGATTCCTCGTGGTGGATACACTCCATCATTCTCCGTTGTTAGATCAGAACCAGAATCACCAACGAAGAATCTGAATCTTCCACGGCCCATCCTTCCGCAGATAAATGACGACGCAGATATAACCTCAGACGCTTCCTCTATACCAGAATTAGAAGCACACCCTCTGACTCTGTCTCCAACTGTTGAGGCACCCGCGATACTTCCCTGGCACATCGCATTCGGTGCGGTCCTTCGCAAATACGGAGTAGTTCTCGCACTCTGTATCGGTATCCTTCTGGGGCTGGGTGGCACCGCTTTGCGACCGCTGCCATTCCTTAAGCGCGCATTTCCTCCACCCTCTGAAGCTGCATCGATTGGCCTATGGTCCCAGATATTCAGCAACGATCGAGACACCTTCATCGTGCCTTCGGACGATGGCCTGATCATCATGCAAAGACTTACCGCGCGCCCGGTCCCCATCTCGAGCTATGTCAATGGAAGTTATCGAACCGATGTCAAAACGGAAGGAGATTCGGGCGCTCCCGAGATCCTCAAACTCGGTGGTCGGCGTTATACCAGCGTAGTCGATCTGGCTTTTGTCGCTCACATAGCTCAATTGGATGAAGTCGTACCCGAACGCATGGTGATCCGATATGCACGAGACCTGCGCATGGACGACCTCCGAACCGGGAACGCTATTTTAATCGGTTCTACCGAAGCCAATCCTTGGATCCAACTATTTCAACCTCACATGAACTTTCATTTCAGCATCAATCCGGGTTCTAACACACCATCCGGAATACTCAACTTACATCCACGGGCCGGGGAGAACACCCTCTATGGCACTGCGGACGAGAATCGCACCTACGGTCTCATCGCCTATGTGCCGAATCTCACGTCTACAGGGCATGTCCTGATCGTTGGCGGACTGAACACCGCCGGCACCGAAGCAGCAACTACCTTCCTGCTCACCCCATCGCTGATGATGCCAACGCTACAACGTGCAAAAATAGCTCATGGTGGCCTTCAGTCATTCGAAATGATTGTAGGCGCCGCCAATATTGCTACAAATGCATCGGCCCCGCAATTAATCCTGGAACGAATAGGTCTCCCCTAAACCGTATCGACACATTCACTTTTGCAATAGGAAGATCGCAGCTTGGGAAAAAGCCTACAGTGCTTCTTGAGATAGATTGTGCCCTATACCTTCGTCTTCAATCTCATCAGGATTGAAGAACGCCACTAAGCGCAAGCGACCGATTGTGAGATTCCGGAGAGAAAATGTCCGGCAGGACATTTGTGTCCACCGTAGATCGCCTCGGCGACTTGGAAAATCCAAGCTTTTCCATGCGTGAGATCAAAGTTGTGCGTGGTATCCCAAGCTTCGCGGCGGCTCCATTACTGCCGCCGATGGTCCAATTGGTTTCATGGAGAGTTCGATGAATATGGGCTCTTTCCGCATCGGCAAGTGTAACGACATCTCTTGTTTGAGGGACAGGGGCGATGAACCTGAGATCCCTCTCGCGTGGAGTGAGAACATCGCCGGAAGATGTGATCAATGCGCGTTCCACAAAGTTCTGAAGTTCGCGAATATTGCCAGGCCAATGGTACTCGGTCAACCGCTCGATAAGCTCGTTTGGAATATGGATCACATGCCTTCCAAGCCGTTCATTAAACCGATTGACGAAACAACGAACCAGCAATGGGATATCGCCTTTGCGTTGTCTGAGAGGCGGAAGTGCGATAGGAAAGACGCTCAATCGGTAGTAGAGATCCGCTCTAAAGGACTTCTCCTCGACCATTTGTTGAAGATGAAGATTTGTAGCAGCAATAATTCGCACATCAACTTGTGTTGTTCGGCTGCTGCCGACCCGCTCGAACTGCTGCTCCTGGAGAACGCGTAAGAGCTTCGGCTGCAATTCCAGTGGCATATCACCAATCTCGTCGAGAAATAACGTCCCTCCATGAGCCGTCTGGAACCGGCCAATCGTCCGTTCGACCGCACCGGTGAAAGCCCCTTTCTCATGTCCGAACAACTCGCTCTCAAGCAGCGTAGATGGGATTGCAGCGCAGTTGATCGCAACGAATGGCTTATTACGCCTCGAACCGTTGTCATGAACTGCTCTCGCCACAACCTCCTTCCCTGTGCCGGTCTCTCCTTGAATCAAGATGGCGCAGTTCAGTGGGGCTACCATATCTATGTCTTCTATCACGCTGCGAAATGTATTGCTTGAACCGATTAGATTATTCGAGAACATATTTTTATCCTTGCCGGTGTGATCAGATCACGAGCCGATTCACTGACTCTTACATAATCCACGACAGCTACGACAAACGGTTTGGATTGCTCGGCCAATACCATTACTCCCAGCTACAGCGTCATCGTAGCTCGGCCAGAAGAGGTTGCCAATCATCACTTTGTATAGATGATCCTCATGCAAACACAGAGGTTGGAGCCAGGTCTTCAACCCTCATAAGCCCGCGAGTACGGAGACGAAGGTTGGGAGACGAAACATCTCACTCAAAGCGAATCTTCGCCATCATGCCTTTATCTTCATGCTTGAGCAGATGGCAATGGAAGACGGAGATACCCCGAATGATTGGATCCATAAAATCCATAATGAGGTCGAGAGATTGGCCCGGCTCTAAATTAACTGTATCCATCCATTTCGGGTTGCTGATAGACGTTCCATCGTTTCCATAAACAAGAAAGTGCACTTGATGGATATGAAAAGGATGGACCTCGTGTGTGCGATTCACCACCTGCCAATGGACATAGCTGCCCGTCTTAACAGTCACCATAGGATCATCGGATGGTTGGTACTTCTTGTTATTGATGTAGAAGCCATTTTTGTCTTCTGTGAAATTCACGACGAAAGCAGCATCGCGCTTCTCCAAGTCCTTTACGGCCTGGGAGGAAAGATGTCTATAAACAGCCTTCTGAGAATCTGCCGCTCCATGTTTGCTGCGCGTTGGTGCATCCTGCCGCCCGGCAGGGTCCAGATCCGCAATCACCATCGCTGGATTCGGGTCTCCGTCTGGGCCTGTGTTTACGCAAAGGCTTCGGAGGGACGCCTTCGCACCAGAGGTAGAACCGGTCACAATCACTTCAAGTCGCCCTGCTGGAGCTAATAAAACATGCTGCGCCGACTCAGTAGGGCGATCGGGATTGTGATAACCGAGAGGCATTCCATCGAGTGCCACTGTGATCATGTCTTCTGAGTCGATCATGAGATCTGCATAGAGATCAGGAGAGGCATTAACAATGCGCCAAAACTGTTTCTCGCCGGGTGCAATTGCTATCTTCGGCCGCACTGCTCCATTGACCGTAAAGATTCTTCCGGGATCTCCGGTTGCTTCTCCACAAGTA
This DNA window, taken from Acidicapsa ligni, encodes the following:
- a CDS encoding alkaline phosphatase family protein, with protein sequence MKTQLPVAPSVPMAKFTRRRLLRSAAGLAAAAAAETLMPPNVQRMLAQGQPRHGSMRDIKHVVMLMQENRSFDHYFGTLAGVRGFDDPHALTLSHGKSVFHQPDTQNPNGYLLPFHLDTRVSSAQKIPSTNHGWAVQHEAWNGGRMDNWVPAHRKADGEHGPYTMSYYKREDIPFHFALADAFTICDAYHCSMMGPTGPNRMYWMTGTVDPDGQHGGPMTHNNWPEEGFAWKTYAERLEDAGISWKAYSHQEGHIYNRLLSFRNFIHAPKSSPLYPKGMVVSSEGQFEYDAIHDKLPAVSWIFPTAIQSEHPDYTPAEGAAFIASKLDAIAANPDVWAKTAFILNYDENDGIFDHVPPPVPPSGTAQEFIDGLPIGAGFRVPCILISPWTTGGWVCSQSFDHTSVLQFLEKFTGIREPNISQWRRQTFGDLTSAFRFNHATAKPPMLPDTTGELRLAKYAVNNLPSAELPGLEQQQPKQEKGTRKRIS
- a CDS encoding TonB-dependent receptor — encoded protein: MKALLLEMPKELKKIMSRRIRRYFALHCGLLFILALAGGSNLLGQGITGSITGAVTDASGATISGATVTIRQIDTNAIHTVTSSDVGSYTVTQLPPGMYSLRVEKTGFEVFQKDSFTLAIDQVAKIDAKLTVGSNQQTVTVTGEDPVIQTETSSVGLVVDSATIQNTPLNGHVSILGLINLVPGVQDVAAQDQVPVRGVTLAFGTNQRNSYGDVGFTLDGVTNEEIELQRGEGEVPPLDALAEFKVITQGAPAEFNQPNQVIIVSASGGNALHGEALEFNRSRGTGAKPYFFGAAPAAPARPPYQRNEYSGNLSGPIYIPHLYNGRDRSFFFASYEGFHLTQSNPLTSTQPTTAERNGDFSCFLAGGSCATPSAPNTVIINPLTKQPFPGNKINVPFNLVDVQLQNLLLPQSTTQTTGVNTFELVPHTTEVTRFNLRLDHKVNDRDQIRATWLRAYYGPFADVATQGSGSSLVGGVARDGEHNDIFVAGWTHTFSPTLLLDSYISYLHLPLYRDAQNYKTDFSSIIPGLGPQLLEGAPSLNITNITAFSEAGSKNLEQTYQGNTALTKVLPKHTIKAGASYLYNDSWQDSSQSHGAFTFTGRYTGIAYADFLLGFPNTTANATPHDYVVRFNSSQYGIYIQDDWKPLPKLTINYGIRYDLQRFHDNPYGTESLFVPSIGKVVVFAKAYPAGSNAAYIPDTVLAPTVGLPTSMFAYLGQPMTNIAPRFGFAYQLFPKTVIRGAVGQYYNLLPSSYVDGGFSNLPFVSSLSYTNSTSPTLTMNAPFAANPSVAANPTTIAEHKPITPYTEQYNLAIEQQLPGAIDLRIGYVGQRTIHQNNHGGTGNTEPDINYAAPGATVEQSRRPFQPFSTIMDTFDPLYHTTGNSLQVGLHKQYKHGLMVNAEYQWIRVLGIENHQNPTAIGDSYGPISSITPQTLEVSYAYELPFGRNKILFSKANEFTNKIISGWQLAGLTSFQTGQPFSVTYTAPGSQVYGASGRADRVPGVAIYPSHKTNAEWFNPAAFAAPAPYTFGNSGYDMLRGPNYQNWDMNIEKNTSIGERYKLQLRGEVFNIANHPNFGVPSSAISNPASVGVISSVVNEARTIEFAAKFNF
- a CDS encoding sigma-54 interaction domain-containing protein; amino-acid sequence: MFSNNLIGSSNTFRSVIEDIDMVAPLNCAILIQGETGTGKEVVARAVHDNGSRRNKPFVAINCAAIPSTLLESELFGHEKGAFTGAVERTIGRFQTAHGGTLFLDEIGDMPLELQPKLLRVLQEQQFERVGSSRTTQVDVRIIAATNLHLQQMVEEKSFRADLYYRLSVFPIALPPLRQRKGDIPLLVRCFVNRFNERLGRHVIHIPNELIERLTEYHWPGNIRELQNFVERALITSSGDVLTPRERDLRFIAPVPQTRDVVTLADAERAHIHRTLHETNWTIGGSNGAAAKLGIPRTTLISRMEKLGFSKSPRRSTVDTNVLPDIFSPESHNRSLALSGVLQS
- a CDS encoding multicopper oxidase family protein, with product MKTRSLGRALRTLGLFACAFALAGEILSAQAALPPIGVPLPKPPDVRTPLVLSAVNDPVSGRGAFSFEGREVPPVIRVSPGQKLRITYLNRMRASSGEVCVDGPCMNMSNLHFHGLHVSPESPQDDVISMMAMPGESLRYTVDIPLNQPSGLYWYHTHPHGESYQQDLDGMSGAIVVEGIERYVPELRGLKEQILILRDAELHQGDEASKRLTAAVDISQTTCGEATGDPGRIFTVNGAVRPKIAIAPGEKQFWRIVNASPDLYADLMIDSEDMITVALDGMPLGYHNPDRPTESAQHVLLAPAGRLEVIVTGSTSGAKASLRSLCVNTGPDGDPNPAMVIADLDPAGRQDAPTRSKHGAADSQKAVYRHLSSQAVKDLEKRDAAFVVNFTEDKNGFYINNKKYQPSDDPMVTVKTGSYVHWQVVNRTHEVHPFHIHQVHFLVYGNDGTSISNPKWMDTVNLEPGQSLDLIMDFMDPIIRGISVFHCHLLKHEDKGMMAKIRFE